Proteins encoded by one window of Amaranthus tricolor cultivar Red isolate AtriRed21 chromosome 4, ASM2621246v1, whole genome shotgun sequence:
- the LOC130810108 gene encoding uncharacterized protein LOC130810108, translating to MTTMEVEVSKPTSSFPTKPKFQALKAHEMSDGQVQFRKVAVPPHRYTPLKKAWLEIYNPIYEQMKIDVRMNLKSRKVELKTRADTPDVSNLQKCADFVHAFMLGFDITDAIALLRVDELFVESFEIKDVKTLRGDHLSRAIGRLSGKGGKTKFAIENATRTRIVIADSKIHILGSFTNNKIARDSLCSLILGSPAGKVYSKLRAVTARLAERF from the coding sequence ATGACTACCATGGAAGTTGAAGTGTCAAAGCCAACATCTTCTTTTCCAACAAAGCCCAAGTTTCAGGCATTGAAGGCTCATGAGATGTCTGATGGTCAGGTTCAATTTAGAAAGGTGGCCGTGCCACCGCACCGGTACACACCTTTGAAAAAAGCATGGCTTGAAATCTACAACCCAATATATGAGCAGATGAAAATTGACGTAAGGATGAATCTTAAATCACGCAAGGTTGAGCTGAAAACAAGGGCAGATACCCCTGATGTAAGCAACCTTCAGAAATGTGCTGATTTTGTCCATGCCTTTATGCTTGGGTTCGATATCACTGATGCAATTGCCCTTTTAAGGGTGGATGAGCTTTTTGTTGAATCATTTGAGATCAAGGATGTTAAGACCCTTCGAGGTGACCATTTGTCGCGTGCTATTGGCAGACTTTCTGGTAAAGGAGGGAAAACAAAGTTTGCCATTGAAAACGCTACAAGGACGCGTATTGTGATTGCAGACTCTAAGATTCACATTTTGGGGTCTTTCACAAACAATAAGATAGCAAGGGATTCACTATGTAGCTTAATATTAGGTTCACCTGCTGGCAAAGTTTATTCAAAACTTCGAGCAGTTACTGCACGGCTTGCTGAGAGATTTTGA